A genomic window from Bacillus sp. BGMRC 2118 includes:
- a CDS encoding YhgE/Pip domain-containing protein: MNLFQLIASEFSKLAANKAILFSVIGALLVPVIFGGIMLSPDWGPYDNLSNLPVAVVNDDEGAISNGEPMNVGDQLVDSLKAKNSLGFEFVSSEEAMEGLEKNNYYLVIVIPEDFSEKATTVLSSNPTKLELKYIQNEGLNFLASKVTESATVQIREELANKVTTKYVTEMFTSLEEVASGFKEAAEGSTQLAEGTTELLQGTNELNQSVTSKLADISKLANGSKDLKAGTGQLLSNLKGKSGDITKLSNGAKDLHAGTGQLLGSLQGKSGDITKLSDGAKDLQAGTGQLLGSLQGKSGDISKLSDGAKNLQAGTGQLLGSLQGKSSDITKLSEGAQELHVGTIRLKDGTATIMGYLQAAQKGSADLRTAFETKLIPGSKGVSDGTAALEAGAKDLHSGAQELVAGLDQYQKAVPLLQADPNFQRILDGAKTLSAGLGDLSTKASPLAAGAKAISDGLSGDAKAGVVSLNDGLNLIVAGQSDIVKGASDAEAGAKALADGNASVNKGWSDLTKGATELNAGAEQVAAGNASVKNGWTDLTKGATELNAGAQQVAAGNVTVKNGWTELTKGATELNAGAQQVAAGNATVRNGWTELTKGATALNTGASQVYDGNKSVDEGWKTLAEGTTKLNEGVAKVDEGTKQLATGLKEGSEKTGGLNLAEANAAMFASPVEFVGSKVNSYEFYRDSTAPYVVTLGLMVGILIMSLFINFTKPQNVSSVSWFVAKFVKLTSLSIVQAIILSFVVLFGLDIIGESLKVESTGKFILFAVFVSVVFSAIVLFLASLGNFGRWIAIAFIVMQLSITGANLPIDLLPEEYRAGSIFLPFTYTIEGFKSVISLTGNMINVAALSLFFVLFVLLALAVFVIRGRGFTFDKDQQNELSV; encoded by the coding sequence ATGAATTTGTTTCAATTGATTGCTTCAGAGTTTTCGAAGCTAGCTGCGAACAAGGCAATACTGTTCTCTGTGATTGGTGCATTACTGGTGCCTGTCATTTTCGGCGGTATTATGCTAAGTCCAGATTGGGGTCCTTATGATAATCTTTCTAACTTGCCAGTAGCAGTAGTAAACGATGATGAGGGAGCAATATCTAATGGTGAACCAATGAATGTTGGTGATCAATTAGTCGATTCATTAAAGGCTAAAAATTCGCTAGGATTTGAATTTGTAAGTTCAGAAGAAGCAATGGAGGGACTGGAAAAGAATAATTACTATTTAGTTATTGTCATTCCAGAAGATTTCTCTGAAAAGGCTACAACTGTTCTCTCATCAAATCCAACGAAGCTTGAACTAAAATACATCCAGAATGAAGGGTTAAACTTCTTAGCATCAAAGGTAACAGAATCTGCAACAGTCCAGATCAGGGAAGAACTCGCAAACAAAGTGACAACCAAATATGTCACAGAGATGTTTACAAGTCTTGAGGAGGTAGCAAGTGGATTCAAAGAAGCCGCTGAAGGTTCCACTCAGTTGGCAGAAGGGACAACAGAGCTTCTTCAAGGGACAAATGAGTTGAATCAATCTGTAACTTCAAAACTAGCTGACATATCAAAACTTGCAAACGGTTCCAAAGACTTGAAAGCAGGAACTGGGCAACTACTTAGTAATTTAAAGGGAAAATCGGGAGATATCACGAAACTCTCGAATGGTGCAAAAGATTTACATGCAGGAACAGGACAATTACTGGGAAGTCTGCAAGGAAAGTCGGGAGACATAACTAAACTATCAGATGGTGCAAAAGATTTACAAGCAGGAACAGGGCAATTACTTGGAAGTTTACAAGGAAAATCAGGGGATATTTCAAAATTATCAGATGGAGCAAAGAATTTACAAGCAGGAACAGGACAACTGCTTGGAAGCCTTCAAGGAAAATCAAGTGATATTACAAAGCTATCAGAGGGTGCACAAGAATTACATGTAGGTACGATTAGATTGAAAGATGGAACTGCTACAATCATGGGGTATTTACAGGCTGCACAAAAAGGAAGTGCTGACCTACGTACTGCATTTGAAACGAAGCTAATACCTGGTAGTAAAGGTGTGTCAGATGGGACAGCAGCTTTAGAAGCAGGTGCAAAAGATTTGCATTCAGGAGCACAGGAATTAGTAGCAGGCTTAGATCAATATCAAAAGGCTGTACCTTTACTCCAAGCAGATCCTAATTTTCAAAGAATTTTAGATGGGGCAAAAACTTTATCGGCTGGACTTGGTGACTTATCTACAAAAGCTAGTCCTTTAGCTGCAGGTGCAAAAGCGATATCAGATGGTCTTAGTGGTGATGCAAAGGCTGGAGTAGTAAGTCTAAATGATGGGTTAAATCTTATCGTGGCAGGCCAGTCAGATATTGTGAAGGGTGCATCTGATGCAGAAGCGGGTGCCAAAGCGCTTGCTGATGGAAATGCTTCTGTGAATAAAGGCTGGTCAGATTTAACAAAAGGAGCAACTGAATTAAATGCAGGTGCGGAGCAAGTAGCAGCAGGAAATGCTTCTGTGAAAAATGGCTGGACAGATCTAACAAAAGGAGCAACCGAATTAAACGCAGGTGCCCAGCAAGTAGCAGCAGGAAATGTAACAGTGAAAAATGGTTGGACAGAATTAACAAAAGGAGCAACTGAATTAAACGCAGGTGCCCAGCAAGTAGCAGCAGGAAATGCAACAGTAAGAAATGGCTGGACGGAGTTAACAAAAGGAGCAACAGCTCTTAACACAGGTGCTTCCCAGGTCTATGATGGAAACAAGTCGGTTGATGAAGGTTGGAAGACATTAGCAGAGGGTACTACGAAGCTAAATGAGGGAGTTGCCAAAGTTGATGAAGGTACGAAGCAGTTAGCTACAGGGTTAAAAGAAGGTTCTGAAAAGACTGGTGGACTAAATTTAGCTGAGGCAAATGCAGCTATGTTTGCATCTCCAGTAGAGTTTGTAGGCAGCAAAGTGAACAGTTATGAATTTTATCGCGACTCTACTGCCCCATATGTTGTAACACTTGGTTTAATGGTAGGGATCTTGATCATGTCATTGTTCATTAATTTTACCAAACCACAAAATGTTTCTAGTGTAAGCTGGTTTGTTGCGAAATTTGTTAAGCTAACTTCATTGTCAATTGTTCAAGCAATAATTCTTTCTTTTGTCGTATTATTTGGACTTGATATTATTGGGGAAAGCTTGAAGGTGGAAAGTACCGGGAAATTCATCTTGTTTGCTGTATTTGTAAGCGTTGTCTTTTCTGCAATTGTCTTATTCTTAGCATCACTAGGTAACTTTGGAAGATGGATTGCGATTGCATTTATTGTAATGCAGCTATCCATTACTGGAGCAAACTTGCCAATTGATTTGTTACCAGAAGAATACCGTGCAGGCAGTATCTTCCTACCTTTCACATATACCATTGAAGGATTTAAATCAGTCATCTCCTTAACGGGCAATATGATTAACGTTGCTGCATTGTCGCTATTTTTTGTACTTTTTGTACTCCTTGCATTAGCAGTGTTTGTTATTCGTGGCCGTGGATTCACCTTCGATAAAGATCAACAAAATGAACTTTCAGTATAA
- a CDS encoding EAL domain-containing protein: MNPLSDMRDIVILEGEYSISIVILSVFIAIVASYTALIMNEKMKKNGFFHQNFWLTLASLAMGFGIWSMHFIGMSAFMLHVEMEYDIMLTVLSVLPAIFASFLAFYISNRKNNSIWPYVVAGIIMGIGISGMHYTGMLAMKMDVDFIYDPILFIVSILIAIVVSFVALYIFSRNISFLSNVFVRGVTAVIMGLAISSMHYTGMNAVIFYVNEDNVPNISHLHQMDITLLVVSITIGISILLAVSGLSGILDKYVEYRLNYFDALTKLPNRRQFEKTIKDTNAPSMLFILHLHNLERLNSGYGYEMGDEIIKTVGELLSRLKPDSAELYRIEGNRFAVFTRVQNDFSELRTSMERISSILMNPVVVNEQRIILESVSALDYSTTEIDVNQLFLHVMSVLHHPSITFNHEIVEYDPAIHTYSFERGLLDDIDRAMREHELYLVYQPKVSSNKKEIIGVEALLRWNHPVHGPLSPAVFIPILEESGKMYDVTDWVIDQVCIRIATTIETGLPVWQVAINIPGPYITSERLVRTLKESVRRHHISPQYIELEMTETSVVSNIDNAISSVKELRELGFSVALDDFGTGVSSLSYLKRLPISTLKIDKSFVDGVPSSSKDSAIIKAIITLCHSLNLHVVIEGVEFEEQIDYLSSMPETLTVQGYYYSRPLKYEDLLEWESSFSKRKKSKIIYNKF; the protein is encoded by the coding sequence ATGAATCCGTTATCTGATATGAGGGATATTGTGATCCTGGAGGGAGAATACTCGATCTCAATCGTGATATTATCTGTTTTCATTGCTATTGTAGCATCGTATACTGCATTAATTATGAATGAAAAGATGAAAAAGAACGGCTTTTTTCACCAAAACTTTTGGTTAACACTTGCTTCATTAGCGATGGGTTTTGGAATATGGTCTATGCACTTTATTGGGATGAGTGCATTTATGCTGCATGTAGAGATGGAGTATGACATCATGCTTACAGTATTGTCTGTTCTTCCAGCGATTTTTGCGTCATTTTTGGCATTCTATATTTCTAATAGGAAAAACAACTCGATTTGGCCATATGTGGTAGCAGGGATTATTATGGGAATCGGCATTTCAGGTATGCACTACACTGGAATGCTGGCAATGAAAATGGATGTTGATTTCATTTATGATCCAATTTTATTCATTGTTTCAATTCTAATTGCGATCGTTGTATCCTTTGTTGCTTTATATATTTTCTCAAGGAATATTAGCTTTTTGTCTAATGTGTTTGTAAGAGGTGTAACAGCCGTCATTATGGGGCTTGCTATATCGAGTATGCATTATACTGGTATGAATGCGGTGATATTTTATGTCAATGAAGACAATGTGCCGAACATCTCACACTTACATCAAATGGATATCACGCTATTAGTCGTTAGTATTACAATAGGAATTTCAATTTTATTAGCAGTGAGTGGATTATCAGGTATTTTAGATAAGTATGTAGAATATCGCTTAAATTATTTTGATGCATTGACAAAGCTTCCTAATCGTAGACAATTTGAGAAAACCATTAAGGATACGAATGCACCTAGTATGTTATTCATCTTACATCTTCATAACCTCGAGAGGTTAAATAGTGGGTACGGCTATGAAATGGGAGATGAAATCATAAAAACAGTAGGTGAATTATTATCCAGGTTAAAACCTGACTCGGCTGAGCTCTACCGTATAGAAGGAAATCGTTTTGCAGTGTTTACACGTGTTCAAAATGACTTTAGTGAACTCAGGACCTCGATGGAGCGAATCTCTTCTATACTAATGAATCCAGTCGTTGTGAATGAACAACGAATCATATTAGAATCTGTGAGTGCTCTGGATTATTCAACAACTGAAATTGATGTAAATCAACTATTCTTGCATGTAATGTCAGTGTTACATCACCCGTCTATTACCTTCAATCATGAAATTGTAGAGTATGACCCGGCCATTCATACGTATTCCTTTGAACGTGGTCTGTTAGATGATATTGATAGAGCAATGAGAGAACATGAGTTATACCTTGTCTATCAACCTAAAGTTAGTTCGAACAAAAAAGAAATTATTGGCGTAGAAGCTTTACTTCGATGGAATCATCCTGTGCATGGTCCTCTATCTCCAGCGGTATTCATCCCAATATTAGAGGAAAGTGGCAAGATGTACGATGTAACCGACTGGGTGATTGATCAGGTTTGCATCCGTATTGCAACAACTATAGAAACGGGTCTACCAGTCTGGCAAGTTGCGATTAATATCCCAGGGCCGTACATTACATCTGAACGTCTTGTACGTACTTTGAAGGAAAGTGTCCGCAGACATCATATATCGCCTCAGTATATTGAATTAGAGATGACAGAAACAAGCGTTGTAAGTAATATTGATAATGCGATAAGCTCGGTCAAAGAATTGAGAGAGTTAGGTTTCTCGGTTGCACTTGATGACTTTGGTACTGGCGTATCATCACTTTCGTATCTAAAGAGATTACCTATCTCAACATTAAAGATTGATAAATCATTTGTTGATGGAGTCCCAAGTTCAAGTAAAGACTCAGCGATTATTAAGGCAATTATTACACTATGTCATTCCTTAAATCTACATGTTGTGATTGAAGGTGTAGAGTTTGAAGAACAAATTGACTATTTAAGCTCGATGCCAGAAACCTTAACGGTGCAAGGGTATTATTATTCGAGACCTTTGAAATATGAAGATCTACTTGAATGGGAAAGTTCGTTTTCAAAACGGAAAAAGTCAAAAATCATTTACAATAAATTTTAG
- a CDS encoding DUF2339 domain-containing protein has product MSEKIRIEQLESRVNALSREAIELKLLIEQLKSESTVETTDSPKQIAQPLKIHTHVPKQTKKAVDWEKQIGQVWLPRIFIFVLLLGVIWAFKAASDYGLLNNFVKIALGYSAAGLLVWLGNKQIKEKRIALGQVLLGGSVVLLLIVTFAMHVLFAMVPMLVALFINIIWIGLGVYFSHRHESEPLAVVTGVGGYLIPFLLESTNPTIFGFIAFETILYITLLLFAMKKQYMILYHVSFALLHVTLLAGSFIIRHDNLEAFNVAIFIQHVVLLVAFCLNRLNKLQQQMGTLFASFLLTLLWVESTLSTLQYELILMSILIGYVALSVYFWKKSVIRLSLTLPIATLSMLFLIASRFDLDDIVGIILIQAVFSIYIGVKASSRIQQLLGAFIYIVAALLTISDRFYYIFSLDFLNWLLLLLTLIMVRQLIVKTVERKELKQQLIQSVNILFAVLLLAFISLTVSVITENLWLSLNFQYMSISLVWSLYAISCIVVGSKRNNKVLRIFGMSLLFVTLGKLLLVDLAYVSIFIRAVLFIILGLCGIVVSRIFYKDRREES; this is encoded by the coding sequence ATGTCAGAAAAAATTAGAATCGAACAATTGGAATCAAGAGTGAACGCCCTTTCACGTGAAGCAATAGAGTTAAAGCTGTTAATTGAACAACTTAAAAGTGAGTCAACTGTTGAAACAACAGACTCTCCTAAACAAATAGCACAGCCACTAAAAATTCATACTCACGTTCCAAAGCAAACAAAAAAAGCTGTGGATTGGGAAAAGCAAATTGGTCAAGTTTGGTTACCGAGAATCTTTATTTTCGTCTTATTATTAGGTGTTATTTGGGCATTCAAAGCAGCATCTGACTATGGTCTCCTTAATAACTTTGTCAAAATTGCACTTGGCTATAGCGCAGCAGGACTATTAGTATGGCTAGGGAATAAACAGATAAAAGAAAAACGGATTGCGTTAGGTCAAGTTTTGCTCGGTGGAAGTGTCGTTCTTTTGCTTATTGTGACTTTCGCAATGCATGTGTTATTCGCAATGGTTCCTATGCTGGTTGCACTATTTATCAATATTATATGGATTGGTCTTGGTGTTTATTTTTCACATCGTCATGAGTCTGAACCTCTTGCAGTCGTTACCGGGGTAGGGGGTTACTTGATACCGTTTTTATTAGAAAGTACTAACCCTACTATATTTGGATTCATAGCGTTTGAGACTATTTTATATATCACACTCCTTCTGTTTGCGATGAAAAAACAATACATGATATTGTATCATGTATCATTTGCACTGTTACATGTTACATTATTGGCGGGCAGCTTCATAATCAGACATGACAATTTAGAGGCGTTTAATGTAGCAATATTTATTCAACATGTTGTTCTATTAGTAGCATTCTGTCTAAATCGATTGAATAAGCTACAGCAGCAAATGGGTACTTTATTTGCTAGTTTCTTACTTACGTTGCTGTGGGTTGAATCGACTTTATCAACGTTACAATATGAACTTATCTTAATGAGCATATTAATTGGATATGTTGCATTATCTGTTTACTTTTGGAAAAAAAGTGTAATAAGATTATCTTTAACTTTACCAATCGCGACGCTTTCCATGTTGTTCTTAATTGCCAGTCGCTTTGATCTTGATGACATTGTTGGAATTATATTAATTCAAGCTGTTTTTTCCATTTATATTGGGGTTAAGGCTTCCTCTAGAATACAACAGTTACTCGGTGCATTTATTTATATTGTTGCAGCCTTACTAACAATTAGTGATCGATTTTACTATATTTTCTCGCTAGACTTCTTAAACTGGCTACTATTGTTATTGACACTTATTATGGTACGCCAGCTGATTGTGAAGACAGTGGAAAGAAAAGAACTGAAACAACAATTAATTCAAAGTGTTAATATTTTATTTGCTGTTTTACTCCTTGCCTTTATATCATTAACGGTAAGTGTCATTACAGAAAATTTATGGCTATCGCTTAACTTTCAATATATGTCCATATCACTTGTTTGGTCATTATATGCCATTTCCTGCATCGTTGTTGGTTCAAAGCGAAATAACAAGGTATTACGTATATTCGGGATGAGCTTGTTGTTTGTTACATTAGGAAAACTGTTGTTAGTTGATTTAGCTTATGTTTCAATTTTCATTCGAGCAGTGTTATTTATTATATTAGGATTGTGCGGAATTGTGGTCTCTAGAATCTTCTATAAGGATCGTCGAGAAGAGAGCTAG
- a CDS encoding amino acid permease, giving the protein MSDTKKLGFWILTSLVVGNMVGSGIFMLPRTLSEVASPAGVLLAWTVTGIGVLMVALVFGNLAIRKPELSGGPQIYAKELFPPGSTASTLSGFMSTWGYWIGNLAGNVAIITTFASYLSTFFPILTDETVFYTVGSFTLKLGNISTFIVCSLLLWVTHFIILQGIEGAGKLNFVATAAKVLGFVIFILVGLFAFQNSYLVPFVTQKAASTGEAVGLLGQINSAALTTLWAFVGVESAMVFASRSKKLIDVKRATILGLLIALVIYIGISILVMGMLPQELLVQSEKPLIDAIETVIGPFGGKFLAAIGLISLIGSTIGWIMLSAEIPFQAARQGLFLPVFLKENKKGLPIFSLVITNILGQFFIFSTISNSISAAFDFIIYIATLSYLLPYFISSIFQIKLVLTRDTYENGKWRFSDGIIAVLATLYSVWVIIAGTSNIKTFLFGVLLLFSGIFFYNNVKKHSRLYY; this is encoded by the coding sequence ATGAGTGATACGAAAAAATTAGGATTTTGGATATTAACTTCTCTTGTTGTTGGGAACATGGTGGGCTCTGGTATTTTTATGCTTCCACGAACATTATCTGAAGTTGCTTCTCCCGCTGGTGTACTATTAGCATGGACAGTAACAGGTATAGGTGTACTAATGGTAGCACTAGTCTTTGGAAACTTAGCGATTAGGAAACCAGAACTTTCCGGAGGACCACAAATTTATGCAAAGGAGTTGTTTCCACCGGGATCTACTGCTTCTACACTGTCTGGATTTATGTCAACATGGGGCTACTGGATTGGAAATTTAGCAGGAAACGTTGCCATCATTACTACTTTTGCGAGTTACTTGTCTACGTTTTTTCCTATTCTAACGGATGAAACTGTATTTTATACGGTTGGGTCATTTACGTTAAAGTTGGGGAATATTAGTACATTTATCGTCTGTTCTTTACTACTATGGGTTACTCATTTTATTATATTACAAGGAATTGAAGGAGCAGGGAAATTAAACTTTGTTGCTACAGCTGCAAAAGTTTTAGGTTTTGTCATTTTTATATTGGTCGGATTATTCGCGTTTCAAAACTCATATCTTGTCCCATTTGTAACACAAAAAGCTGCATCAACGGGTGAAGCAGTTGGATTACTAGGGCAAATCAATAGTGCGGCCCTTACAACATTATGGGCCTTTGTTGGTGTGGAATCAGCCATGGTTTTTGCGTCCCGGTCTAAGAAGCTGATAGATGTTAAGCGGGCAACCATTTTAGGTTTACTAATTGCTTTAGTCATTTATATCGGTATTAGTATTTTAGTTATGGGGATGCTTCCTCAGGAATTATTGGTCCAATCTGAGAAGCCATTAATTGATGCAATCGAGACCGTAATTGGTCCATTCGGTGGAAAGTTTCTTGCCGCAATCGGTTTAATCAGTCTAATTGGTTCGACTATCGGTTGGATCATGCTAAGTGCTGAAATACCATTTCAGGCAGCAAGACAAGGTCTCTTTCTACCTGTTTTTTTAAAGGAAAATAAAAAAGGCTTACCCATTTTTTCATTAGTAATTACGAATATATTAGGTCAGTTTTTCATATTCTCTACCATTTCAAATTCTATTTCAGCAGCTTTTGATTTCATCATATATATTGCGACATTGTCTTATTTATTGCCCTATTTTATTTCTTCTATCTTTCAAATAAAACTCGTCCTAACTAGAGATACGTATGAGAACGGAAAGTGGAGGTTTTCTGATGGAATAATTGCTGTTCTCGCAACACTCTATTCTGTATGGGTCATTATTGCAGGAACTTCAAACATCAAGACTTTTTTATTTGGTGTATTGCTGCTTTTTAGTGGTATTTTCTTTTATAACAACGTAAAAAAACATTCAAGGCTATATTATTAG
- a CDS encoding polysaccharide deacetylase family protein, translating into MKNINSASNKRSGVVLTFDDGPGKYTEELLDILQKKQVKAVFFWQSRLVYSNRPWKRLLADGHILGSHAHNHKNLTKLNREEQYHQLYSSKLIVEKVTGTEITYFRPPFGQYNEDTMKILKDLGMTPVMWDISSYDWELKEPKRITSNILDHVQEGSIILLHELEQTVEALPSIIEGIREKGLSFELL; encoded by the coding sequence ATCAAGAATATTAATTCAGCATCGAATAAGCGCAGTGGTGTTGTCTTAACTTTTGATGATGGTCCTGGAAAATATACAGAAGAACTGTTGGATATTTTGCAGAAAAAACAAGTGAAAGCAGTATTCTTCTGGCAATCACGTCTCGTATATTCAAATAGACCTTGGAAGAGATTGTTAGCAGACGGCCACATTTTGGGGTCACATGCACATAACCATAAAAATTTAACAAAATTAAATCGCGAGGAACAGTATCATCAATTATATAGTAGTAAATTAATAGTAGAAAAAGTAACAGGAACTGAAATAACCTACTTTCGACCACCGTTCGGCCAATATAATGAAGATACGATGAAAATACTAAAAGACTTAGGCATGACGCCTGTAATGTGGGACATTTCTTCCTATGATTGGGAGTTAAAAGAACCAAAAAGGATAACATCCAATATTTTAGATCACGTTCAAGAAGGGTCTATCATACTTTTACATGAGTTAGAGCAGACTGTGGAAGCATTGCCTTCTATTATAGAAGGAATACGAGAAAAGGGACTATCGTTTGAGCTTTTATAA
- a CDS encoding LLM class flavin-dependent oxidoreductase, with protein sequence MTNKMLNDIPFSILDLSPIVAGSNARESLLNTINLAQHAEKWGYNRYWLAEHHNMPGIASSATAVVIGQVAANTTKIRVGSGGVMLPNHASLVVAEQFGTLESLYPNRIDLGLGRAPGTDYRTMIALRRDPRKTGDDFPEQLTELRNYFNPSIGSENSQVHAIPGEGLSIPIWLLGSSGFCAQLAGQLGLPFSFASHFSPANTIPALQLYKSSFTPSEELQEPYVMVGVNVIAADTDEEAQKLATSMYQQFLSLVRNKPGQLQPPVDNMDELWSEQEKAALEQQLGSSIIGSPETVKKRLQLFLHETNADEIIINSQIYDHEARLHSFKLVSAICNL encoded by the coding sequence ATGACGAATAAAATGTTAAATGATATTCCATTTTCTATACTAGACCTTTCTCCAATTGTTGCTGGAAGTAACGCTCGGGAATCGCTATTAAACACAATCAATCTTGCTCAACATGCCGAGAAGTGGGGCTATAATCGTTATTGGCTTGCAGAGCATCATAATATGCCTGGTATTGCCAGTTCTGCAACTGCTGTGGTCATTGGACAAGTTGCTGCAAACACGACAAAAATAAGGGTAGGTTCTGGGGGAGTTATGCTTCCTAATCACGCATCACTCGTTGTTGCTGAACAATTTGGAACCTTAGAATCGTTATATCCTAATCGCATTGATCTTGGATTAGGCAGAGCACCTGGTACGGACTACCGCACAATGATCGCATTACGAAGAGACCCTAGAAAAACAGGTGATGACTTCCCAGAACAGTTAACAGAGCTTCGGAATTATTTTAACCCTTCTATTGGTTCCGAGAATTCACAAGTCCATGCCATTCCAGGCGAGGGTTTATCAATACCCATTTGGCTGTTAGGTTCAAGTGGATTTTGTGCACAGCTTGCAGGCCAACTAGGTTTACCCTTTTCGTTTGCAAGTCATTTTTCACCTGCTAATACTATACCTGCTTTACAATTATATAAAAGCAGCTTTACTCCTTCTGAGGAACTTCAAGAACCATACGTGATGGTAGGAGTTAATGTGATAGCAGCAGATACGGATGAAGAAGCACAGAAATTAGCTACCTCTATGTATCAACAGTTTCTAAGTCTAGTACGAAATAAACCTGGACAATTACAGCCTCCAGTCGATAATATGGATGAATTATGGAGTGAGCAAGAGAAAGCAGCACTAGAGCAACAGCTAGGGTCGTCTATCATCGGAAGCCCTGAAACAGTGAAGAAGAGACTTCAACTGTTCTTACATGAAACCAATGCAGATGAGATCATTATAAATTCTCAAATATATGATCATGAAGCACGTCTTCATTCATTTAAACTAGTCTCGGCAATATGTAACTTATAG
- a CDS encoding EamA family transporter, whose amino-acid sequence MSIILALLAALFAAFTAILAKIGIENINSNLATAIRTIVVLIMAFLMVLITGQVHTIVEVDTYSLFFLVLSGLTTGLSWLFFFRAIQIGDVSKVVPIDKASVVLTILLSFIILQEPATTFVITGGLLISIGTFVLIGKKKEKRVKENKRSLSGSYIYLAILGAIFASLTNILAKIGIEDVDSNVATFIRTVVILIFSWGIVFFQRTSGEIRRITKKAYLFLILSGAATGLSWICYFAAISIGKVSVVTPIDKFSVVITMILSYFILKEKATRYTVIGGVLITIGTIFLIL is encoded by the coding sequence ATGAGCATCATTTTAGCGTTACTAGCAGCTTTATTCGCTGCATTTACAGCAATCTTAGCAAAAATCGGAATTGAAAATATTAATTCGAATTTAGCTACTGCCATTCGAACTATAGTAGTTCTAATTATGGCTTTTCTAATGGTATTGATAACAGGGCAAGTTCACACTATAGTTGAAGTTGATACATACTCATTATTTTTCCTCGTACTTTCTGGATTAACAACAGGGTTGTCATGGCTCTTCTTTTTTAGAGCAATTCAAATCGGAGATGTTTCTAAAGTAGTACCCATTGATAAAGCAAGTGTTGTCCTGACCATTTTATTATCATTCATTATTCTCCAAGAACCTGCCACTACATTTGTCATCACGGGTGGATTATTGATTTCAATCGGTACATTTGTATTAATTGGAAAAAAGAAGGAAAAGAGGGTGAAAGAGAATAAGCGAAGTTTATCAGGATCGTACATCTACCTCGCCATTTTAGGTGCTATCTTCGCATCACTGACCAATATACTCGCTAAAATAGGGATAGAAGATGTAGATTCAAATGTTGCGACCTTCATTCGGACAGTCGTTATCCTTATCTTCTCATGGGGAATTGTGTTCTTTCAAAGAACAAGTGGCGAGATAAGAAGAATTACAAAAAAAGCCTATCTTTTTCTCATCCTCTCAGGAGCAGCAACTGGTTTATCCTGGATTTGTTACTTTGCTGCCATTTCTATTGGAAAAGTCAGTGTTGTAACGCCTATTGATAAGTTTAGTGTAGTAATTACAATGATACTAAGTTATTTTATCCTAAAAGAAAAAGCAACGAGATACACCGTTATTGGTGGAGTTTTAATAACAATTGGTACAATTTTTCTAATACTATAA